The Corynebacterium simulans genome contains a region encoding:
- a CDS encoding heme ABC transporter ATP-binding protein, translated as MISVRGLTVEIGHRKLVDAVSFDAQPGEVTGLIGPNGAGKSTVLAAVAGDLEYSGSVQLAGLDPTGLSPNELARLRAVMLQDVGVSFEFLVRDVVAMGRSPWAGTSSEAEDEEIVAAALAAADVAHLAGRDVVTLSGGERARVALARVLAQQTPVILLDEPTAALDIHHQEQVLSLAQALAKQGGIAVLVVLHDLNAAAAYCDHIVCMADGKVVAHGTVPEVYADAVLSEVYGWDITVAEIDGRLCVLPQRCPPTGIDSLISTYKLSNI; from the coding sequence ATGATTTCGGTGCGGGGACTTACTGTTGAAATTGGGCACCGCAAGCTTGTCGACGCCGTTTCTTTCGACGCGCAACCTGGCGAGGTTACGGGTCTCATCGGGCCGAATGGCGCCGGCAAATCGACGGTATTGGCCGCGGTCGCGGGAGACCTTGAATACTCCGGAAGCGTACAGCTGGCTGGGCTTGACCCCACGGGGCTTTCCCCAAACGAACTGGCCCGTCTGCGGGCAGTGATGCTGCAGGATGTTGGAGTGTCCTTCGAGTTCTTAGTGCGCGACGTGGTTGCGATGGGCCGAAGTCCGTGGGCGGGCACTTCATCTGAGGCTGAGGATGAAGAGATCGTCGCCGCGGCCTTAGCTGCTGCCGACGTCGCGCATCTGGCCGGCCGTGACGTCGTTACGCTGTCGGGCGGTGAGCGGGCACGGGTTGCTTTGGCCCGTGTGCTCGCGCAGCAAACCCCGGTTATCTTGCTCGATGAACCCACCGCTGCCCTGGATATCCACCATCAGGAGCAGGTACTTTCCTTGGCCCAAGCACTGGCTAAGCAAGGCGGAATTGCAGTCCTTGTGGTGCTGCATGACCTCAACGCTGCTGCCGCGTATTGCGATCACATCGTGTGCATGGCGGACGGGAAGGTGGTGGCCCACGGAACCGTGCCGGAGGTCTACGCCGATGCGGTCTTGTCCGAGGTTTATGGATGGGACATCACGGTAGCTGAGATCGATGGCCGGCTGTGCGTGTTGCCGCAGCGCTGTCCGCCCACGGGCATCGACTCACTTATCTCCACATACAAATTGTCCAACATTTAA
- a CDS encoding FecCD family ABC transporter permease: protein MLQTLNTTLNAQPDVFEKRQRKRTWVFIVLAVLLCAAALVSIVLGQYYVPVQDLFPILAGGPHQEALSANVVWEIRLPRIALGFLVGASLGVAGTLMQAVFANPLAEPSIIGVTSGAGVGAAVVIVFNVSLLGTFIVPAAAFLTALAVTALIYQLARHGGRVAVVNLILTGIAINAVCNAVISFMVYLAPTANREQIIFWQMGSLNGAQWKHVWVVLPVAALGAFVAFRLGEQLDALALGERAAGHIGINVQRLRIAAIVASAVLTAGAVSFAGLIGFVGLIVPHLLRTIVGPANKILLPASALAGAVLIGFADVAARTLIPFADLPIGIFTALVGGPCFFVLLRRMMRKGMHS, encoded by the coding sequence ATGCTCCAGACGCTTAATACAACGCTGAACGCACAGCCTGACGTTTTTGAGAAGCGCCAGCGCAAAAGAACGTGGGTCTTCATCGTCCTGGCGGTGCTGCTGTGTGCCGCTGCGCTGGTCTCCATCGTGTTGGGCCAGTACTACGTGCCTGTGCAGGATCTGTTTCCAATCCTTGCCGGCGGTCCGCACCAAGAGGCCTTGTCCGCCAATGTGGTGTGGGAGATTCGCCTTCCACGAATCGCACTGGGCTTTTTGGTCGGGGCGTCGCTTGGCGTGGCTGGCACCTTGATGCAGGCCGTCTTTGCCAACCCCTTGGCAGAGCCCTCCATCATCGGCGTGACCTCCGGCGCTGGCGTGGGCGCCGCCGTGGTCATCGTCTTCAACGTCTCCTTGCTGGGCACCTTCATCGTGCCTGCCGCAGCTTTTCTCACGGCACTTGCCGTTACCGCGTTGATCTATCAACTCGCTCGCCATGGCGGACGCGTGGCCGTTGTCAACCTGATCCTGACCGGCATCGCTATTAACGCAGTGTGCAATGCGGTCATCTCCTTCATGGTTTATCTGGCGCCCACCGCCAACCGGGAGCAGATCATTTTCTGGCAAATGGGATCCCTCAACGGCGCGCAGTGGAAGCACGTCTGGGTGGTGCTACCAGTGGCTGCATTAGGAGCGTTCGTGGCTTTCCGCTTGGGTGAGCAGCTCGACGCCTTAGCCTTGGGCGAACGCGCGGCGGGGCATATCGGCATCAACGTCCAAAGGTTGCGTATCGCCGCGATCGTTGCTTCTGCGGTGCTGACCGCGGGCGCAGTGTCCTTCGCTGGCCTCATCGGTTTCGTGGGACTCATCGTGCCGCACCTGTTGCGCACCATCGTGGGGCCTGCGAACAAAATCTTGTTACCAGCCTCGGCTCTTGCTGGCGCGGTACTCATCGGGTTTGCCGACGTTGCTGCACGTACGCTGATTCCCTTTGCGGACTTGCCCATCGGAATCTTCACCGCGCTAGTGGGTGGCCCCTGTTTCTTTGTGTTGTTGCGGCGGATGATGCGAAAAGGGATGCACTCATGA
- a CDS encoding heme/hemin ABC transporter substrate-binding protein, producing MKKFSSIFLTLVCALTLGACGVQGGYEDLTSELPAADSVSDPRSFTGLSNVSDFKDIEPVADSVEPQLPVELTDADGNDVTVNDVSRILALDIYGTYTKSLTGLGLADKIVGRTVSSTEPNLQDLPVVTEGGHNINVEAVLSLEPTLVIVDHSIGPRDAIDQIRAAGVTTVVMEPQRTIDSVGEDIAKLGGVVGLPEEAKELGERSIKEIDEAKAAIAELVPDEPMRMAFLYARGNGGVFFIMGEGTGARDLIEGVGGVDLGTENHLSYAEPANAEALAKIDPEVIIMMTNGLESTGGIDGLMQRPGVAQTTAGKKQRIVTIPDGQSLAFGPMTGQTLIKLAKAVYAPDA from the coding sequence ATGAAAAAGTTCTCCTCTATTTTTCTGACGCTGGTGTGCGCGCTGACTCTCGGCGCGTGTGGCGTCCAAGGCGGGTATGAGGACCTCACGAGCGAACTGCCCGCAGCAGATAGCGTGAGCGACCCTCGTTCCTTTACCGGACTAAGTAACGTCAGCGACTTCAAAGACATCGAACCAGTGGCGGATTCCGTGGAACCGCAGCTGCCAGTAGAACTCACGGACGCTGACGGCAACGATGTGACCGTCAATGACGTCTCGCGCATCTTGGCTCTCGACATCTATGGCACCTACACCAAATCGCTGACTGGCTTAGGCCTAGCGGACAAGATCGTCGGTCGCACTGTTTCCTCAACCGAACCCAACCTACAGGATCTGCCGGTGGTTACCGAAGGCGGACACAATATCAATGTTGAGGCTGTTCTCTCGCTCGAGCCCACGCTGGTGATTGTCGATCACTCCATCGGGCCGCGCGACGCAATCGATCAGATTCGCGCCGCTGGCGTGACCACTGTGGTCATGGAACCGCAGCGCACCATCGATTCGGTTGGCGAGGACATTGCGAAGCTTGGCGGGGTCGTCGGCCTGCCCGAAGAAGCAAAGGAGCTGGGGGAGAGGTCAATTAAGGAAATCGATGAGGCGAAGGCCGCCATCGCCGAGCTGGTGCCAGACGAGCCCATGCGCATGGCATTCCTCTACGCGCGTGGCAACGGTGGTGTCTTCTTCATCATGGGAGAGGGCACGGGCGCCCGCGACCTCATCGAGGGAGTCGGTGGCGTGGATCTCGGAACCGAAAACCATCTGTCCTACGCCGAACCAGCAAACGCCGAGGCCTTGGCCAAGATCGACCCCGAGGTGATCATCATGATGACCAACGGCTTGGAGTCGACCGGCGGAATCGACGGCCTCATGCAGCGCCCAGGTGTCGCACAGACCACTGCCGGAAAGAAGCAGAGAATCGTCACCATCCCGGATGGGCAATCCTTGGCTTTCGGGCCGATGACGGGGCAGACGCTCATCAAATTGGCGAAGGCAGTTTATGCTCCAGACGCTTAA
- a CDS encoding HtaA domain-containing protein, with the protein MKRTLLACLASAFLVAGPAAALTPQTAHAAENCTWNWGIKQSFRNYIKGNIAHGSWGANGIGFTGDERGQGAFTFTPTKASVEGDSVVIPFNGNLSFKGHNGVLDMNLSDFQVHASGNRAEISVDYVSYELDRSAMARGQEIRGDNEVIAIIDLQNPVKPESGSVNLTGSTTLTQGGNRLFTGFYEPGEALDPSSGTVGLDGSCAAGKGTGDVPTSITGKFTGFNKEAMAILSETNDTMNGITTFMGNTEKFLSQLKSFYGDSAGNSGGTAAGGSNGASHSAAQKGGDTKSTGASTASGNGSQSAGTKAETGTQAAGAAAAGSAGNGDEKCEATGVTQASAAWGVKKSFQSYITGSIAQGRWDLNAVGYENERFTFNGNSGAVNGNAGSIQYSGSMHFSGHHGKLDLNISNLAVTFNGNSGQLIGDVSSSNMEGEKKDFGRTVIGDLSFSSLDVGENSLQGEASVALSETGSEAFAGFYEPGTQLDPLSISADLGGSADCAAVTGGGSGVAGTSGGSKSGSTGAGAAGKNADAASLTGGESQGYQDGSGNFKIKSAAAQDKGFEWGDSRTYLLLLIAGLVIAGGSTSRLVMQNPA; encoded by the coding sequence ATGAAAAGAACCCTTCTTGCATGCCTTGCCTCCGCGTTCTTGGTTGCAGGTCCGGCCGCTGCGCTGACACCCCAAACAGCCCATGCGGCAGAAAACTGCACCTGGAACTGGGGAATTAAGCAATCATTCCGCAACTACATCAAAGGCAACATTGCACATGGTTCGTGGGGCGCAAATGGCATTGGTTTCACAGGTGATGAACGCGGTCAGGGTGCGTTTACCTTCACGCCGACAAAGGCCAGTGTGGAAGGGGACTCGGTGGTGATCCCCTTCAACGGAAACCTCAGTTTCAAGGGGCACAACGGCGTCCTTGACATGAACTTGTCCGACTTCCAAGTCCACGCCTCGGGAAACCGCGCAGAGATCTCGGTGGACTACGTCTCTTACGAGCTCGATAGATCCGCCATGGCCCGAGGCCAGGAAATCCGGGGTGACAATGAAGTCATTGCGATTATTGACCTGCAGAATCCGGTCAAACCCGAGAGCGGCTCGGTCAACCTCACCGGCTCCACCACTTTGACGCAGGGCGGAAATCGCCTCTTCACCGGCTTCTACGAGCCCGGCGAAGCCTTGGATCCTTCCTCGGGAACTGTGGGCCTTGATGGTAGTTGCGCGGCAGGCAAAGGCACCGGCGATGTCCCAACGTCGATCACTGGTAAATTTACCGGCTTCAACAAAGAGGCCATGGCAATCCTGTCCGAGACTAACGACACCATGAATGGCATCACCACGTTCATGGGTAACACCGAGAAATTCTTGAGCCAGCTCAAGTCCTTTTATGGCGATTCCGCTGGTAATTCCGGTGGTACTGCGGCAGGCGGCTCCAACGGGGCATCGCACAGCGCAGCGCAAAAAGGTGGTGACACCAAGAGTACGGGTGCGTCTACAGCTTCCGGAAACGGAAGCCAGTCCGCAGGAACCAAGGCCGAAACGGGAACGCAGGCTGCAGGAGCTGCGGCTGCAGGAAGCGCTGGCAACGGGGACGAGAAGTGCGAGGCCACTGGCGTTACCCAAGCTAGCGCTGCATGGGGTGTAAAGAAGTCCTTCCAGTCCTACATCACTGGCTCGATTGCGCAGGGCCGCTGGGACCTTAACGCAGTGGGTTACGAAAATGAGCGCTTCACCTTTAACGGCAACTCCGGCGCTGTAAACGGGAACGCAGGCAGCATTCAGTACTCCGGCTCGATGCACTTTAGCGGTCACCACGGCAAACTCGATCTTAATATCTCCAATCTCGCGGTCACCTTCAACGGCAACTCCGGGCAGCTGATTGGTGACGTCAGCTCTTCCAACATGGAAGGCGAAAAGAAGGACTTTGGCCGAACCGTAATCGGTGATCTCAGCTTCAGCTCCCTCGACGTGGGAGAAAACTCCCTACAAGGTGAGGCGAGCGTGGCCCTGAGCGAGACCGGCTCCGAGGCTTTTGCTGGTTTCTATGAGCCAGGCACACAGCTGGATCCGCTCTCCATCAGTGCAGACCTAGGAGGCAGCGCAGATTGCGCTGCCGTCACAGGCGGTGGCTCTGGCGTCGCGGGCACCTCCGGCGGATCTAAATCCGGATCTACTGGTGCTGGCGCGGCAGGCAAGAACGCAGACGCAGCATCGCTGACAGGCGGCGAGTCGCAGGGCTACCAGGACGGATCTGGCAACTTCAAGATCAAGTCTGCCGCAGCGCAGGACAAGGGCTTTGAGTGGGGCGACTCCCGCACCTACCTGCTGCTGCTCATCGCCGGACTCGTGATCGCGGGCGGCTCTACTAGCCGCTTGGTCATGCAGAACCCGGCTTAA
- a CDS encoding Sir2 family NAD-dependent protein deacetylase: MDPAVELAHKSALRSIERVVTETAEPTQPGLALSDVAKQLRAGGVMVLTGAGVSTESGVPDYRGPKGSLSRHRPMTYQEFRHDPAASHRYWARAFVGWRVMDTARPNRTHYALVELERAGLLSGLVTQNVDGLHKEAGQKNVVALHGDMKHVVCLNCGNVEERELFDVRAETLNPGFLARWGVSEDQVNPDGDVALSQEAVDEFVMPPCVVCGSLLLKPDVVYFGEPVPAAKKDAAYEILAGSRSLLVVGSSLAVMSGFRFVLDAKKAGKRVSVINGGPGRGDNRVDTLWRTQVGPAFDELLDELSI, from the coding sequence ATGGATCCCGCCGTTGAATTAGCCCACAAGTCCGCGTTGCGTTCTATTGAGCGCGTCGTCACGGAGACCGCGGAACCGACGCAGCCAGGGCTTGCGCTTAGCGACGTCGCCAAGCAACTGCGTGCAGGTGGCGTCATGGTGCTCACGGGGGCGGGGGTGTCCACGGAGTCGGGCGTGCCGGATTATCGCGGCCCGAAAGGTTCGTTGAGCAGGCATCGACCCATGACTTACCAGGAGTTTCGGCACGATCCCGCGGCCTCGCACCGCTACTGGGCGCGTGCCTTTGTGGGCTGGCGCGTGATGGATACTGCGCGCCCGAATCGCACGCACTACGCCTTGGTGGAGCTCGAGCGCGCCGGGCTGCTCAGTGGGCTTGTCACGCAGAACGTCGATGGCCTCCACAAGGAGGCGGGGCAGAAAAATGTCGTTGCCTTGCACGGTGACATGAAGCACGTGGTTTGCCTGAACTGCGGGAACGTGGAAGAGCGCGAGCTTTTCGACGTCCGCGCGGAGACCCTCAACCCGGGCTTCTTAGCGCGCTGGGGGGTCAGCGAGGACCAGGTCAACCCGGACGGTGACGTGGCGCTTTCGCAGGAGGCCGTCGATGAGTTTGTGATGCCGCCCTGCGTTGTGTGCGGCTCACTGCTCCTCAAGCCGGACGTGGTCTACTTTGGGGAACCGGTTCCGGCCGCGAAGAAGGATGCGGCCTATGAGATTCTGGCTGGATCGCGCTCCCTGCTGGTGGTGGGCTCCTCGCTGGCCGTGATGAGCGGTTTCCGTTTTGTGCTCGACGCCAAGAAAGCGGGTAAGCGGGTATCCGTGATTAACGGTGGTCCGGGGCGTGGGGATAATCGTGTGGATACGCTGTGGCGGACGCAGGTTGGTCCGGCTTTTGACGAGCTGCTCGACGAGCTGTCCATATAG
- the bioB gene encoding biotin synthase BioB, giving the protein MSIIDIARDKALGQGIGLSQEELLEVLQVPDEQLEEIADIAHQTRLKWCGPDVSVEGIISIKTGGCPEDCHFCSQSGLFESPVRAARLNIPELVEAAKKTAKTGATEFCIVAAVKSPDENLLSQVAEAIPAILDEVDIEISCSLGTLTREQAQRLKDMGAQRYNHNLETSRSFFPNVVTTHTWDERKETLENVRAVGMEVCSGGIIGMGESLEDRAEFAYQLAQLNPCEVPMNFLDPRPGTPFADYPLVPLGEALRAVAAFRLAMPSVTLRFAGGRELSLGDDGTEKGLLGGINAIIAGNYLTTLGRQIEKDVDMLGRIDLPIKAL; this is encoded by the coding sequence ATGAGCATTATCGATATCGCCCGTGATAAAGCCCTAGGCCAGGGAATTGGTCTTAGCCAAGAAGAATTGCTGGAAGTGCTGCAGGTTCCGGATGAGCAGCTCGAGGAAATCGCAGACATTGCGCACCAGACTCGCCTGAAGTGGTGTGGCCCGGATGTTTCCGTGGAGGGAATCATCTCGATTAAGACCGGCGGTTGCCCGGAGGATTGTCATTTCTGCTCGCAGTCCGGTCTTTTTGAGTCCCCGGTGCGTGCGGCCCGCCTGAACATTCCGGAGTTGGTGGAGGCCGCCAAGAAGACCGCCAAGACTGGTGCGACGGAGTTTTGCATCGTTGCCGCTGTAAAGTCGCCGGATGAGAACTTGCTTTCCCAGGTCGCGGAGGCAATCCCGGCGATTTTGGATGAAGTCGATATCGAGATTTCTTGTTCCCTTGGCACGCTGACCCGCGAACAGGCGCAGCGCCTGAAGGACATGGGTGCCCAGCGCTATAACCACAACCTGGAGACCTCTCGTTCCTTCTTCCCCAACGTGGTGACTACGCATACCTGGGATGAACGCAAGGAGACCCTGGAGAACGTGCGCGCGGTGGGCATGGAAGTATGCTCCGGCGGCATCATCGGCATGGGTGAGTCCTTGGAGGATCGCGCCGAGTTCGCGTACCAGCTCGCGCAGCTAAACCCATGCGAGGTTCCGATGAACTTCCTCGATCCGCGCCCCGGCACCCCATTCGCGGATTACCCGTTGGTTCCGCTGGGTGAAGCGCTGCGCGCCGTTGCCGCTTTCCGCTTGGCGATGCCGTCTGTGACCTTGCGCTTTGCAGGCGGCCGCGAGCTTTCGCTTGGCGACGACGGTACGGAGAAGGGTCTGCTCGGCGGCATCAACGCGATCATTGCGGGCAACTACCTGACCACGCTTGGCCGTCAGATTGAAAAGGACGTCGACATGCTGGGCCGCATCGATCTGCCGATCAAGGCTCTGTAA
- a CDS encoding M20/M25/M40 family metallo-hydrolase, with protein sequence MTLYDDTLELLQELIRNACVNDLTPDSGNEVRNADTLEKFFAGTDVSIARYESHPSRVSIVVTVPGDPEKEPLTLMGHTDVVPVDEPKWTKPPFDALIEDGKLYGRGAVDMLFITASMAAVTRKIAQEGNPGGTLAFVGMADEEARGGLGVKFMSEQHPDAFSWKNCLSETGGSHLPDAVGFNVGEKGAGQRRIHVHGDAGHGSTPYGKDFAILKIGEVARRIAAAEPPVASNEIWEGFVKTFKFDPETEAALIAGTGDYSKFGDLAAYAHAFSHTTIAETVLRAGGAINVLPSHAYLEMDIRPFPGQTQDELDDFLREALGDLADEVEIEHLITEDATQSSTDTKLWHAIEATSKEFFPDKDVVPVHATGGSDLRFARRMGGNAYGFAMHAEARDMASANSQLHSHDEHLYLEDLELTVRAYDSLVTRFLSSEK encoded by the coding sequence ATGACGCTTTACGACGACACCCTGGAACTACTGCAAGAACTCATCCGCAATGCCTGCGTCAATGACCTCACGCCGGACTCCGGCAACGAGGTGCGCAACGCCGACACCTTGGAGAAGTTCTTCGCGGGCACCGACGTCTCCATCGCGCGTTATGAATCCCACCCCTCGCGCGTAAGCATCGTTGTCACCGTCCCAGGCGATCCAGAAAAAGAGCCGCTTACCCTCATGGGACACACGGACGTGGTTCCCGTTGACGAGCCGAAGTGGACCAAGCCGCCTTTCGACGCCCTCATTGAAGACGGCAAGCTCTACGGCCGCGGCGCCGTCGACATGCTCTTTATTACCGCCTCCATGGCGGCGGTCACCCGCAAGATTGCTCAGGAGGGCAACCCGGGCGGCACCCTTGCATTCGTAGGCATGGCCGACGAAGAAGCCCGCGGCGGGCTCGGCGTGAAGTTCATGTCGGAGCAGCACCCGGATGCGTTTTCGTGGAAGAACTGCCTGTCCGAGACCGGCGGCAGCCACCTACCCGACGCGGTGGGCTTTAATGTGGGCGAAAAGGGCGCCGGCCAGCGCCGCATCCACGTGCATGGCGACGCCGGCCACGGATCCACGCCCTATGGCAAGGACTTTGCAATTTTGAAGATCGGCGAGGTCGCACGCCGCATCGCCGCTGCTGAACCGCCGGTTGCTTCGAATGAGATCTGGGAGGGATTCGTCAAGACCTTCAAGTTCGATCCAGAAACAGAGGCGGCACTAATTGCAGGTACCGGCGATTACTCGAAGTTCGGCGATCTTGCCGCGTACGCTCACGCCTTTAGCCACACCACCATCGCCGAGACCGTCCTACGTGCTGGCGGCGCAATCAACGTGCTGCCTTCCCACGCCTACCTGGAGATGGATATCCGCCCCTTCCCAGGCCAGACCCAGGATGAGCTCGATGACTTCCTGCGCGAGGCGCTAGGAGATCTTGCAGACGAGGTTGAAATCGAGCACCTGATTACGGAAGACGCCACGCAATCTTCTACCGATACGAAGCTCTGGCACGCGATTGAGGCAACCTCCAAAGAGTTCTTCCCCGATAAAGATGTGGTTCCAGTCCACGCCACGGGTGGTTCCGATCTGCGTTTCGCGCGCCGTATGGGCGGCAACGCTTATGGCTTTGCCATGCATGCCGAAGCCCGCGATATGGCGAGCGCCAACTCCCAGCTACACAGCCACGACGAGCATCTTTATCTCGAGGATTTGGAGCTTACAGTGCGCGCTTATGACTCACTTGTAACGCGGTTCCTCTCTTCCGAAAAGTAG
- a CDS encoding HNH endonuclease signature motif containing protein: protein MGEPLAGALARIDAGITKYLTPKRANQVPPTQANIKRKLNELISAEDDTIALQDTRRRGRYSTDPFSVTLEADPETIASVDQAVRAFAEAEQIPLAQAMTRLILGEAQPKVILHTYQATDIPGAPTFIQGHGWSRTPVSPSEVHEVDPYAESKNYITPANIRKYVEGRDGTCRYPGCNHPAYKCQTDHRVNFADGGPTTPANLACLCQHHHNIKTDGTAFYIMDPYTGDIFWLFEDGTWKATEPTGPIAEKNWTQTFAQAIASRRRRAHEQAAALKEEIKS from the coding sequence TTGGGGGAGCCGCTTGCCGGCGCCCTTGCCCGCATCGACGCAGGCATCACCAAGTACCTCACGCCAAAGCGTGCGAACCAAGTCCCGCCCACGCAAGCAAATATCAAGCGCAAACTCAATGAGCTCATTAGCGCCGAAGATGACACGATTGCCCTGCAAGATACGCGCCGCCGTGGTCGATACAGCACCGACCCATTCTCCGTAACGCTGGAAGCAGATCCAGAAACCATCGCGAGCGTCGACCAGGCGGTACGCGCCTTCGCCGAGGCCGAGCAGATTCCACTCGCCCAGGCCATGACGCGCCTCATCCTCGGCGAGGCCCAACCAAAGGTTATCCTGCACACCTACCAAGCAACTGACATCCCCGGCGCGCCAACCTTCATCCAAGGCCACGGTTGGTCCCGTACTCCCGTTTCCCCTTCGGAGGTCCACGAGGTCGACCCATACGCCGAGAGCAAGAACTACATCACTCCGGCGAACATTCGAAAATACGTCGAAGGCCGCGACGGAACCTGCCGCTACCCGGGCTGCAACCATCCGGCCTATAAATGCCAAACGGACCATCGCGTCAATTTCGCCGACGGTGGCCCAACAACCCCCGCAAACCTTGCTTGCTTGTGCCAACACCACCACAACATCAAGACGGATGGCACAGCCTTCTACATCATGGACCCATACACCGGGGATATCTTCTGGCTCTTCGAAGATGGGACGTGGAAAGCCACCGAGCCCACCGGCCCCATCGCGGAGAAGAACTGGACGCAGACTTTCGCGCAGGCCATCGCAAGTAGGCGCCGCCGTGCCCACGAGCAGGCCGCTGCTTTAAAGGAGGAGATAAAGAGCTAG